The proteins below are encoded in one region of Penicillium psychrofluorescens genome assembly, chromosome: 4:
- a CDS encoding uncharacterized protein (ID:PFLUO_006967-T1.cds;~source:funannotate), whose amino-acid sequence MSNLMHKVKDALSGHHESENQQSSSKQDSYDPNRTSMNEARDTGRDTYGSTKNYGSSGYNDATKGSGNTHGSSNLGSDAYGSGRMGDTYGSGTHESQMGDNLGSTMDSGKYGSSGYGSGNTQQARDTLGSSTMDSSKHGSSGYGSGTQKHTGDTLGSSGYGSSTQKHTGDTLGSSGYGSSTQKQTGDTLGSSGYGSSTQKQTGDTFGSSGYGSGTQKNTSDTLGSSGYGSGTQKNTGDTLGSSGYDTLGSSGYGSGTQKHTSDTLGSSGYGSGMQDSRQGMGGSTMDPSNYDSSDYGSGTQKYTGDTLGSSGYGSSTQKQTSDTFGSSGYGSSTQKQTGDTFGSSGYGSGTHDSRKGMSDYNSSTMDSSNYGSQAGTGSYGSGADTYGSGTTGGYGSSNVKSGMTDSKTGSKMDSELGNRGYGGTTGSRQTGGDTYGTTARDYGTSGGTTGDSGSKAYNTRSTANQMDNRAEQDLNSQTGQQGSFSAGNAAASGSSGKRRTSGPHSSSLLNKLDPRVRSSDYENPNTAGNQRGGF is encoded by the exons ATGTCGAATCTGATGCACAAAGTCAAGGATGCCTTAAGTGGCCATCATGAGTCGGAGAACCAGCAGTCCTCGTCCAAGCAGGACTCGTATGATCCCAACAGAACGTCCATGAACG AGGCTCGTGATACCGGTCGTGATACGTATGGCTCGACAAAGAACTATGGCTCGAGTGGCTACAATGATGCCACTAAGGGGTCGGGCAATACCCACGGCTCGTCGAATCTGGGCTCAGATGCCTATGGCTCTGGCAGAATGGGTG ATACCTATGGCTCGGGCACCCACGAATCCCAGATGGGCGACAATCTTGGATCCACGATGGATTCCGGCAAGTACGGTTCCAGCGGTTACGGCTCTGGTAATACCCAGCAGGCTCGCGACACTCTGGGCTCGTCTACCATGGACTCAAGCAAGCATGGATCTAGCGGCTATGGCTCTGGAACCCAGAAGCACACCGGCGACACTCTTGGATCTAGTGGCTATGGCTCTAGCACCCAGAAGCACACCGGCGACACTCTTGGATCTAGTGGCTATGGCTCTAGCACCCAGAAGCAGACCGGCGACACTCTTGGATCTAGTGGCTATGGCTCTAGCACCCAGAAGCAGACCGGCGACACTTTTGGATCCAGCGGCTACGGCTCTGGCACCCAGAAGAACACTAGCGATACTCTTGGATCTAGTGGCTACGGCTCTGGCACCCAGAAGAACACCGGTGACACTCTTGGATCCAGTGGCTATGACACTCTTGGATCCAGCGGCTACGGCTCTGGCACCCAAAAGCACACCAGCGACACTCTTGGATCAAGCGGCTATGGCTCGGGCATGCAGGACTCCCGCCAGGGCATGGGTGGCTCCACGATGGATCCTAGCAACTATGACTCTAGTGACTATGGCTCTGGCACCCAGAAGTACACCGGCGACACTCTTGGATCCAGCGGCTACGGCTCTAGCACCCAGAAGCAGACCAGCGACACTTTTGGATCCAGTGGCTACGGCTCTAGCACCCAGAAGCAGACCGGCGATACTTTTGGATCCAGCGGCTACGGCTCTGGCACCCATGACTCCCGCAAGGGTATGAGTGACTACAACTCCTCCACGATGGATTCGAGCAATTATGGATCGCAGGCTGGAACCGGAAGCTACGGTTCTGGCGCCGACACCTATGGCTCGGGTACCACGGGCGGTTATGGATCGAGCAACGTGAAAAGTGGCATGACCGATTCGAAGACGGGCAGCAAGATGGACAGCGAGCTCG GCAACCGCGGCTATGGAGGAACCACTGGATCTCGCCAGACCGGTGGCGACACCTACGGCACCACCGCTCGCGACTATGGCACCAGCGGAGGGACGACTGGAGATAGCGGCTCGAAGGCCTACAACACGCGCTCCACGGCCAACCAGATGGATAATCGCGCTGAGCAGGATCTCAACAGCCAGACTGGCCAGCAGGGGAGCTTCTCCGCCGGTAATGCGGCTGCCTCTGGCTCCAGCGGCAAGCGACGGACTTCCGGTCCGCACAGCTCCAGCCTGCTGAACAAGCTTGATCCGCGCGTTCGCAGCTCGGATTACGAGAACCCGAACACTGCTGGTAACCAGCGAGGTGGATTCTAA
- a CDS encoding uncharacterized protein (ID:PFLUO_006968-T1.cds;~source:funannotate) — protein MRPPRLIPVLFCLLFLPIFLTFFSALSSPRVTTPNTFAGRTSGLHALFSFNVPSSLFPPSAIISLTDDNSTFFLARPAAFGPILPGKGLSGQLWVGSGFGEGNLVSAEGELGCSDIPGWGEGANPKKQDGSSRGSEQGSSKSGGITANDPSAPQNRARSAPQPDTALQNSRNDATPHPSLNDGTDDHLHHPLPESGVPDPRVTEKYGDYVQGQPAAHADIQSLQETAEIQGKVVLLSRGGCGFLEKAKWAQRRGGIALIVGDDTRGGNLVTMYARGDTSNVTIPALFTSHTTAHLLSSLIPGHSGSAASLDDVLRSSQAKLDSQTNNGKPRTTTTTMPSMPSPTSTRHSTAEERASSAAKPSNGFFRTLGHFLGLCSDHGTSLEDSRRPPSSGNIDWMMLGSGIKGGAADKSKGSVESNRNRLKSEASSASTGLLSDNIDGDGFVIGVQDWRDPDLMPARSNTQLNPSSAVTGPDSTKSSSEKDASSTPNLLQGGSITPGSGEYQSIDRSSGNTHDSNEKGPRKEVPAAGGESRGKGWFSSHFGWGENEGHDPQPSLSPSHQFSLAVEQKTQNNVHSLNRPSVQAAEHEGLWVTLTPTSMSTSPFFDTLLVLVVSPLLTLTVVYVLLLLRSRIRRRRWRAPKSVVERLPVRTYHTISRTSSSDSSPRPSSPGSASATSPLLTSCADSPRPRPQATLGGMLNGPDVPNQEKLASVQSGSTLWRRKYTGRQIECVVCLEEYIDGQSRVMSLPCGHEFHAECITPWLTTRRRTCPICKGDVVRSLTNGQSDESGDGAHQNDHLAELQSRDGASSAPVLIAGANDDHDSDTEQHAGADEGLLDGHSTSAPQSSWRNFASFSFSTLSGDTIWHQARADRNR, from the exons ATGCGGCCGCCACGCCTGATCCCCGTCCTCTTCTGCCTACTGTTCCTCCCCATCTTCCTcactttcttctcggcaCTGTCGTCACCCCGTGTCACAACCCCCAATACGTTCGCCGGTCGGACGTCTGGCCTCCATgctctcttctccttcaacgTCCCGTCCTCGCTCTTCCCGCCATCCGCCATCATCAGTCTCACCGATGACaactcgaccttcttcttggcccGACCTGCTGCGTTCGGCCCGATACTGCCTGGCAAAGGTTTGAGTGGCCAGCTATGGGTGGGTAGTGGCTTCGGCGAGGGCAATCTGGTTTCCGCGGAAGGAGAGTTGGGCTGCTCCGATATCCCCGGCTGGGGCGAAGGCGCCAACCCCAAGAAGCAGGACGGATCTTCCAGGGGCTCCGAGCAGGGTTCCAGTAAGTCCGGCGGTATCACGGCGAACGACCCATCCGCCCCGCAAAACCGTGCTCGGTCAGCGCCGCAGCCCGATACCGCTCTGCAGAACAGCAGGAACGACGCCACTCCTCACCCATCGCTGAACGACGGCACTGACGATCATTTGCATCATCCACTACCGGAATCTGGCGTTCCAGATCCTAGAGTGACGGAGAAGTATGGAGATTATGTTCAAGGCCAACCAGCAGCGCACGCGGACATTCAATCCCTACAGGAGACGGCTGAGATTCAGGGCAAAGTCGTGTTGCTGAGCCGAGGTGGCTGTGGgttcctggagaaggccaagtGGGCTCAGCGTCGGGGAGGCATTGCGCTGATTGTCGGCGATGATACACGCGGTGGAAACTTGGTCACCATGTATGCGCGAGGCGATACGTCCAACGTGACCATCCCAGCTCTGTTTACATCTCACACGACCGCCCACCTCCTTTCGTCACTCATCCCAGGTCATTCTGGCAGTGCAGCGAGCCTAGATGATGTGTTGAGGTCATCTCAGGCGAAGCTTGACAGTCAAACCAATAACGGCAAGCCGCGGACAACGACTACGACCATGCCCTCTATGCCCAGCCCCACATCGACTCGTCATTCAACGGCAGAGGAGCGAGCTTCCTCTGCTGCCAAACCGAGCAACGGGTTCTTCCGCACACTGGGTCATTTCTTGGGGCTATGCAGTGACCATGGCACTTCGCTCGAAGACAGTCGACGTCCACCAAGCAGCGGCAACATTGACTGGATGATGCTCGGCTCAGGTATCAAGGGCGGAGCCGCGGACAAGTCAAAAGGCTCGGTCGAATCCAATCGCAATCGGCTTAAATCAGAAGCCTCATCAGCCAGCACGGGTCTGTTATCCGATAACATTGACGGTGATGGTTTCGTCATAGGGGTTCAAGATTGGAGAGACCCCGACTTGATGCCTGCCCGGAGCAACACGCAGCTGAATCCCAGCAGTGCTGTGACTGGACCGGATAGCACCAAGTCTTCGTCCGAGAAGGATGCGAGCAGCACACCAAACCTCCTGCAAGGTGGCAGCATCACTCCGGGAAGCGGTGAATATCAAAGCATTGACAGGTCTAGCGGCAACACCCATGATTCGAATGAGAAAGGCCCAAGAAAAGAAGTCCCTGCCGCCGGCGGAGAGTCTAGAGGCAAGGGCTGGTTTTCTAGCCACTTCGGATGGGGCGAGAATGAGGGTCACGATCCTCagccatctctctctccgtctcaCCAGTTCAGTCTCGCGGTGGAGCAGAAAACTCAGAATAACGTACATTCCTTGAATCGTCCGAGTGTTCAGGCCGCGGAACATGAGGGCCTCTGGGTCACTTTGACCCCCACTAGCATGTCTACAAGCCCTTTCTTCGATACCCTCCTTGTGCTTGTCGTCAGTCCGCTGTTGACATTGACGGTGGTTTATGTCCTTTTGTTGCTCCGATCGCGAATTCGGCGTCGCAGGTGGCGCGCGCCGAAATCGGTTGTCGAACGCCTCCCTGTTCGCACTTACCACACGATCTCGAGGACGTCTTCGTCTGACAGCTCCCCACGGCCATCAAGCCCCGGCTCCGCGTCTGCAACATCCCCTCTTCTGACAAGTTGCGCGgattctcctcgtccacggccCCAAGCGACTTTGGGAGGCATGCTTAATGGACCCGACGTGCCCAATCAGGAGAAATTGGCGAGCGTGCAGAGTGGGTCGACGCTATGGCGCCGCAAGTATACGGGCAGGCAGATTGAGTGTGTCGTGTGTTTGGAGGAATACATTGATGGACAAAGCAGAGTGATGAGCTTACCGTGTGGCCATGAGTTTCATGCGGAGTGCAT CACCCCCTGGCTAACAACTCGCCGACGAACCTGCCCGATCTGCAAAGGGGATGTTGTCCGGTCTCTGACAAACGGTCAATCCGACGAGTCTGGCGATGGAGCACACCAAAACGACCACTTGGCCGAGCTGCAGTCCCGGGACGGTGCATCCTCGGCTCCAGTTCTGATTGCAGGTGCCAACGATGACCATGATTCTGACACGGAGCAACACGCAGGGGCCGACGAAGGCCTTTTGGATGGTCATTCCACATCCGCGCCTCAGTCTAGCTGGAGGAACTTTGCCTCGTTTAGCTTCTCGACGCTCAGTGGGGACACCATCTGGCACCAGGCCCGCGCAGATCGGAACCGTTAA